One genomic segment of Arthrobacter sp. JZ12 includes these proteins:
- a CDS encoding peptide MFS transporter encodes MSTTQYRTAPTADKTFLGHPRMLANLFSVELWERFSFYGMQGILLYYMYYSVAEGGLGIDEGVATGLVGAYGGGVYLSTILGAWLADRVLGSERVLFYSAIMIMCGHIALALLPGGLGLTVGLILVGLGSGGLKANATSLVGTLYAEGDERRDAGFSIFYMGINIGGLIGPLLTGLAWSEFGFHYGFGLAAVGMAIGLVQYALTRKNLPAAAHAVANPLPAGRFGKLGLVAAAPVVVIVLAFTTGLVTPENLAQTMAYLAIAASVAYFVVILRSKRVTAVERKRVYSFIPLFIASAAFWALFQQQFTVVAIYADRSLDRNLFGWEMPPSFVQSINPIFIIIFAAVFAALWTKLGNRQPSSPLKFALGLVFMGVAFLLFIPFSGGGPNSTPLIALAVILLFFTWAELFLSPIGLSVATKLAPGVFRTQMVALFFLSISLGTTLAGILAGYYTEESEVSYFSFSGITAIVLGVALALATPAIRKLMSGVR; translated from the coding sequence ATGAGCACAACTCAATACAGAACCGCCCCGACGGCGGACAAAACGTTTCTGGGTCATCCCCGGATGCTCGCAAACCTTTTCAGCGTAGAACTCTGGGAGCGCTTCTCCTTCTACGGCATGCAGGGAATCCTGCTCTACTACATGTACTACTCGGTGGCTGAAGGCGGCCTCGGTATCGATGAGGGAGTAGCTACAGGCCTGGTCGGCGCCTATGGCGGCGGCGTCTATCTCTCCACCATCCTCGGCGCCTGGCTGGCTGATCGCGTCCTCGGCTCGGAGCGGGTTCTCTTCTACTCCGCCATCATGATCATGTGCGGCCACATTGCGCTTGCGCTGCTCCCCGGGGGTCTCGGGCTCACTGTCGGCCTGATCCTGGTGGGACTCGGTTCCGGCGGCCTGAAGGCAAACGCCACCTCGCTGGTGGGAACGCTCTACGCCGAAGGTGACGAGCGGCGCGACGCCGGCTTCTCCATTTTCTACATGGGCATCAACATCGGCGGTCTCATCGGTCCGCTGCTGACCGGTCTTGCCTGGAGCGAGTTCGGCTTCCACTACGGCTTCGGACTGGCCGCGGTCGGGATGGCTATCGGCCTGGTGCAGTACGCACTGACCCGCAAGAACCTTCCAGCGGCGGCACACGCGGTAGCCAACCCGCTGCCTGCCGGCCGCTTCGGCAAGCTGGGGCTGGTAGCTGCTGCCCCCGTCGTCGTTATTGTCCTTGCCTTTACCACCGGACTGGTGACGCCCGAGAACCTTGCCCAGACCATGGCCTATCTGGCCATTGCCGCCTCGGTCGCCTACTTCGTGGTTATCCTTCGCAGCAAGCGGGTGACCGCCGTTGAGCGCAAGCGCGTGTACTCGTTCATTCCCCTGTTCATCGCAAGCGCGGCGTTCTGGGCCCTGTTCCAGCAGCAGTTCACCGTCGTTGCGATCTACGCCGACCGCAGCCTCGACCGGAACCTGTTCGGGTGGGAAATGCCCCCGAGCTTCGTGCAGTCGATCAACCCGATCTTCATCATCATCTTCGCGGCAGTGTTCGCCGCCCTGTGGACGAAGCTCGGAAACCGTCAGCCGTCGTCGCCCCTGAAGTTCGCTCTGGGGCTTGTCTTCATGGGCGTGGCGTTCCTGCTGTTCATCCCGTTCTCCGGCGGCGGCCCGAACTCCACACCGCTGATCGCACTTGCGGTGATCCTGCTGTTCTTCACCTGGGCTGAACTGTTCCTTTCGCCGATCGGACTCTCGGTCGCGACGAAACTGGCGCCGGGAGTGTTCCGCACCCAGATGGTTGCCCTGTTCTTCCTGTCGATCTCGCTGGGAACCACCCTTGCGGGAATCCTCGCCGGTTACTACACGGAGGAAAGCGAAGTTTCGTACTTCTCCTTCAGCGGCATCACCGCCATTGTGCTTGGCGTAGCCCTTGCACTGGCCACGCCCGCCATCCGGAAGCTTATGAGCGGCGTCCGGTAA
- a CDS encoding amidase — protein MSDLHELTALEQRDGLRRREFSSRELTEHYLRRIEEQNGSLGAFITVTAESAMAEARAADERTLREENLPALHGLPLAHKDLTDVVGVVTTHGSAALQHAVAAADSPLAAVLRRAGAISLGKTQVPEFGLSCYSENLIAPPSRNPLDPALSSGGSSGGSAAAVAAGLVPFAPGTDGGGSVRIPAAATGLIGLKPNRGRVPSGSGQTDLGQFVVAGPLARTTADAALLLDAMVDEPNYHATSAAAHGPFLDAAQRAEGRFRIGASTLSPFAPAFPIELDDDARAAFDAGLKALSAIGHDVVDANLRYDERYHETFQTVWTAGLAVARIPAAREPDLTELARTLRRRAQQRSATDLASSIDILRQFEQDTIQQYSGFDMIATPALGMIPRPIGWYTDSDADTDYMRQCQYSPFTSMVNVCGLPAISVPVLRTRGGLSMSIQLIGRPSAEAELLALSAQLEKHFRPKA, from the coding sequence GTGAGCGACCTCCATGAATTGACCGCACTCGAGCAGCGGGACGGATTGCGCCGGCGCGAGTTCAGTTCGCGTGAACTGACCGAGCACTACCTCCGACGGATCGAAGAGCAGAACGGGTCGCTGGGCGCCTTCATCACCGTGACGGCCGAGTCCGCCATGGCCGAAGCCCGAGCGGCAGACGAGCGGACTCTCCGCGAGGAGAACCTGCCGGCCCTGCACGGACTGCCGCTTGCGCATAAGGACCTCACAGACGTCGTCGGGGTTGTCACCACTCACGGCAGTGCCGCCCTGCAGCACGCGGTCGCCGCCGCGGACTCGCCGCTTGCCGCGGTCCTGCGCCGCGCCGGGGCAATCAGCCTGGGCAAGACGCAGGTGCCCGAGTTCGGCCTGAGCTGTTACAGCGAGAACCTGATTGCACCGCCGTCGCGGAATCCGTTGGACCCGGCGCTCAGCTCGGGCGGTTCATCCGGGGGAAGCGCAGCTGCCGTAGCTGCAGGCTTGGTTCCTTTCGCTCCCGGAACCGACGGCGGCGGCTCGGTGCGGATTCCCGCCGCGGCCACCGGCCTCATCGGCCTAAAGCCCAACAGAGGCAGGGTCCCCTCTGGCTCGGGGCAGACCGACCTCGGCCAGTTTGTGGTCGCGGGCCCGTTGGCGAGAACGACGGCGGACGCCGCCCTACTGCTCGACGCCATGGTGGATGAACCCAATTACCACGCCACCAGCGCGGCCGCTCATGGGCCGTTCCTCGACGCTGCGCAGCGGGCTGAGGGGCGCTTCAGGATCGGCGCAAGCACCCTCTCGCCTTTCGCCCCCGCTTTCCCAATCGAGCTCGACGACGATGCCCGCGCCGCGTTCGACGCCGGCCTCAAAGCGCTGTCCGCTATTGGGCACGACGTAGTCGACGCGAACCTCCGCTACGACGAGCGGTACCACGAGACCTTCCAGACGGTATGGACGGCGGGGCTCGCGGTTGCGCGGATACCAGCGGCGCGGGAGCCGGATCTCACGGAACTGGCGCGCACCCTGCGACGGCGAGCGCAGCAGCGGTCAGCAACGGACCTTGCATCCTCCATCGACATCCTGCGGCAGTTCGAGCAGGACACGATCCAGCAGTACTCCGGGTTCGACATGATCGCCACCCCCGCGCTGGGAATGATCCCGCGGCCGATCGGCTGGTACACCGATTCGGACGCGGACACCGACTACATGCGCCAGTGCCAGTACTCGCCTTTCACGTCCATGGTCAATGTTTGCGGCCTCCCAGCCATCTCGGTGCCGGTCTTGCGGACGCGGGGCGGCCTGTCCATGAGCATTCAACTCATCGGCCGGCCAAGCGCCGAAGCGGAATTGCTGGCCTTGTCTGCACAGCTTGAGAAGCACTTCCGCCCGAAGGCCTAG
- a CDS encoding rhodanese-like domain-containing protein encodes MSGSESVSIDAIGEGAAVLDVREDYEWEAGHIEGALHIPMDQIPGRLEELDPDQDLHVICRTGGRSFRVTEWLVANGYSAVNVRGGMDAWVEASRPMVSENGTEPRVL; translated from the coding sequence ATGTCTGGAAGTGAAAGCGTGTCAATCGACGCAATCGGCGAGGGTGCTGCAGTGCTCGACGTCCGCGAGGACTACGAGTGGGAAGCCGGGCACATCGAGGGCGCCCTGCACATCCCGATGGACCAGATTCCGGGACGCCTGGAGGAACTGGACCCCGATCAGGACCTCCATGTCATCTGCCGAACCGGGGGCCGATCCTTCCGGGTGACGGAGTGGCTGGTGGCCAACGGGTACTCAGCGGTCAACGTCCGTGGCGGGATGGACGCCTGGGTGGAAGCTTCACGGCCCATGGTTTCGGAGAACGGCACGGAGCCCCGCGTCCTATGA
- the pheA gene encoding prephenate dehydratase has product MTSYAYLGPEGTFTEAALLQVPGAEHAERVPAATVNAALDLVRTGRVKAAMVPIENSVEGGVSATLDAIAGGEPLRIIREVLVPVSFVLVAGRAMELGEIRFVGTHGHAWAQCRGWTEKNIPNAEYVPTSSTAAAAHALLEDGVGHDAAICSPLVAGRLGLQVLAEHIGDVADAVTRFILVSKPDVLPERTGADKTTLVVPLPEDHPGALMEILDQFASRGVNLSRIESRPTGLFLGDYFFSIDADGHAADARVADALQGLHRISPGLRFLGSYPRADRREYEVARHTSDEAFQAAQEWVDSLLRSPAADPGDVG; this is encoded by the coding sequence ATGACCTCCTACGCCTACCTTGGCCCGGAAGGAACCTTCACCGAGGCCGCACTGCTCCAGGTCCCGGGCGCCGAGCACGCCGAGCGGGTTCCCGCCGCCACCGTGAACGCCGCCCTGGACCTGGTGCGCACCGGTCGGGTCAAGGCAGCGATGGTTCCCATCGAAAACTCGGTGGAGGGCGGAGTGTCCGCAACCCTCGACGCCATCGCTGGGGGAGAACCGCTGCGGATTATCCGGGAGGTCCTGGTTCCAGTGTCCTTTGTGCTGGTCGCGGGCCGCGCCATGGAGCTCGGAGAGATCCGTTTCGTCGGAACGCACGGGCACGCGTGGGCACAGTGCCGTGGTTGGACGGAAAAAAACATTCCAAATGCAGAATACGTCCCTACTTCCTCCACCGCGGCAGCAGCGCATGCGCTGCTTGAGGACGGGGTGGGCCACGACGCCGCAATCTGTTCTCCGCTGGTGGCCGGCAGGTTGGGGCTCCAGGTACTTGCCGAGCACATCGGTGACGTCGCAGACGCGGTGACACGCTTCATCCTGGTCAGCAAGCCCGACGTCCTCCCCGAGCGGACCGGCGCGGACAAGACCACCCTTGTGGTTCCGCTGCCTGAGGACCATCCGGGCGCGCTCATGGAGATTCTCGACCAGTTCGCGTCGCGCGGCGTGAATCTCAGCCGGATCGAATCCCGACCCACGGGCCTCTTTCTCGGCGACTACTTCTTCAGCATCGACGCAGACGGCCACGCGGCGGATGCCCGGGTAGCCGACGCGCTGCAGGGCCTGCACAGGATCAGTCCCGGCCTGCGCTTCCTGGGATCCTACCCGCGGGCCGATCGCCGTGAGTATGAGGTCGCCCGGCATACATCGGATGAGGCGTTCCAGGCGGCACAGGAATGGGTGGATTCGCTCTTGCGCTCGCCCGCGGCCGACCCGGGCGACGTAGGCTAG
- a CDS encoding DNA topoisomerase IB: MPRLRRSDSNKPGYTRRKHGKGFSYRDQQGQPLPPDELQRVKDLVIPPAWKDVWISPYPSGHIQAVGTDDAGRRQYIYHTAWREKKDREKFDRALDFGERLPHARRVITQHLRSTGFERERAFAAALRIVDSGALRIGSAQYAAENGSFGVTTLRVEHVTISGPVITLQFPGKSGQQWDTTLEDADLAAALEPMVHRENADTMLAYQLADGSWHHVEASQLNEFLRQVTGGGFTAKDFRTWQATVVASMELARKDLKATSRTARQKAVAETMRSVAEHLGNTPAVARSSYVDPRVVDRFMSGEVIPIAGYSASEKAVRELLKD; this comes from the coding sequence GTGCCACGACTTCGACGCAGCGACAGCAACAAGCCCGGTTACACGCGCCGCAAGCACGGGAAGGGCTTCAGCTACCGCGACCAGCAGGGACAACCGCTGCCACCGGACGAACTGCAGCGCGTCAAGGACCTTGTCATCCCGCCCGCCTGGAAAGATGTCTGGATCTCTCCATACCCGAGCGGGCATATTCAGGCTGTTGGAACCGACGACGCCGGCAGGCGCCAGTACATTTACCACACCGCCTGGCGGGAAAAGAAGGACCGCGAGAAGTTCGACCGCGCCCTCGATTTCGGTGAGCGGTTGCCCCATGCTCGGCGGGTGATCACCCAACACCTCAGGTCCACAGGGTTTGAGCGCGAGCGTGCGTTTGCTGCTGCTCTGCGCATCGTGGATTCGGGCGCGCTGAGGATCGGCTCGGCGCAATACGCCGCGGAAAACGGTTCTTTCGGTGTAACCACACTGCGGGTCGAGCACGTGACCATCAGTGGGCCGGTGATCACCCTTCAGTTTCCCGGCAAGAGCGGACAGCAGTGGGACACCACCCTCGAGGACGCTGACCTCGCCGCAGCGCTTGAGCCCATGGTGCACCGTGAAAATGCAGACACCATGCTCGCGTATCAACTTGCTGACGGATCCTGGCACCATGTGGAGGCTTCGCAGCTCAACGAATTCCTACGTCAGGTCACCGGCGGCGGCTTCACCGCAAAGGACTTCCGCACCTGGCAGGCCACCGTGGTGGCGTCCATGGAACTGGCGCGGAAGGATCTGAAAGCGACCAGCCGTACCGCGCGCCAGAAAGCCGTTGCCGAAACCATGCGCTCCGTGGCGGAGCACCTGGGAAACACTCCAGCGGTCGCCCGGAGCTCGTACGTCGATCCACGCGTAGTCGACCGCTTCATGTCCGGTGAAGTCATTCCTATCGCTGGGTACTCCGCGTCAGAAAAGGCTGTTCGCGAGTTGCTTAAAGACTGA
- a CDS encoding diacylglycerol/lipid kinase family protein — translation MPLEWIIAALAIVAAAASALSWWGVRTLRRERTAQLQFPQPAARASTQRQQVALVVNPVKIGASLAREQVEQACSDAGWDPPLIMETTVAEPGGSQAQRAVKAGYDVVIAAGGDGTIRAVADALVHTSAALGLLPLGTGNLLARNLGIAVNDVPRGIQQALHGATRRIDMGQVELRNDHTGVTGNHTFLVMGGVGLDAVVVAATKDTLKRKFGWLAYSEAGVRSLPGKLQRMSISIDGGPWQTRRVHSVLFANCGKLPGGITFIPDATIDDGYLDVVITSPRSIFGWLWVAGKILFRHPGPIPVITYHRVRRVDVRVSEATGTQLDGDTSGEVTSLSVDVVPNALMVRVPGRATGPSAGLFDHSVEG, via the coding sequence ATGCCCCTTGAGTGGATCATCGCCGCCCTTGCAATTGTTGCCGCCGCCGCGTCAGCCCTCAGCTGGTGGGGGGTCCGGACCCTGCGCCGGGAGCGGACGGCACAGCTGCAGTTTCCACAGCCCGCAGCCCGGGCGAGTACCCAGCGGCAGCAGGTGGCCCTGGTTGTGAATCCCGTGAAGATCGGCGCTTCGCTGGCCCGGGAGCAGGTGGAGCAGGCCTGTTCAGATGCCGGATGGGATCCCCCGCTGATAATGGAGACCACTGTGGCCGAGCCGGGCGGCAGCCAGGCGCAGCGGGCCGTGAAGGCAGGGTACGACGTCGTTATCGCCGCTGGCGGCGACGGGACCATTCGCGCAGTGGCCGACGCGCTGGTGCATACCAGCGCCGCGCTTGGGCTGCTTCCGCTCGGGACCGGCAATCTGCTGGCCCGGAACCTTGGGATTGCGGTGAACGACGTCCCCCGCGGCATCCAGCAAGCGTTGCACGGCGCCACCCGGCGCATCGACATGGGACAGGTGGAACTGCGCAACGATCACACCGGCGTCACTGGAAACCACACGTTCCTTGTGATGGGCGGAGTGGGACTCGACGCCGTCGTGGTTGCAGCGACCAAGGACACGCTGAAGAGGAAGTTCGGTTGGCTCGCCTACAGCGAAGCCGGTGTCCGGAGCCTACCGGGCAAGCTGCAGCGGATGTCCATCAGTATCGACGGCGGCCCCTGGCAGACGCGCCGCGTGCATAGTGTGCTCTTCGCAAACTGTGGAAAACTGCCCGGAGGGATCACTTTCATTCCGGATGCGACCATCGACGACGGCTACCTCGACGTCGTCATCACCAGTCCCCGAAGCATCTTCGGCTGGCTGTGGGTTGCAGGGAAGATTCTCTTTCGACATCCCGGACCGATTCCGGTCATCACCTACCACCGTGTGCGTCGGGTTGACGTCCGTGTTTCCGAGGCGACAGGAACACAGCTCGACGGCGACACCTCCGGCGAGGTGACATCGCTCAGTGTCGACGTGGTCCCGAACGCACTGATGGTCCGGGTCCCGGGACGGGCAACCGGACCATCAGCAGGTCTCTTTGACCATTCGGTGGAGGGCTAG
- the serS gene encoding serine--tRNA ligase, whose protein sequence is MIDVNELRDSPEKFRLSQRSRGADDSLIDAIIAADSRRREAVTSAESLRAEQNSFSKRVAKAQGEEKQELLSEVKVLAGSVKAAAAEAEAAKAEAESLLRRIPNLVLDEVPAGGEDDFVVVKTVGEPRSFDFEPRDHLEIGELIGAIDMERGAKVSGSRFYFLKGVGARLELALLNMAMDQAVTAGFTPMITPTLVRPETMQGTGFDVAHDAEIYRVAEDDLYLTGTSEVALAGYHSDEILDLSAGPLRYAGWSSCYRREAGSHGKDTRGIIRVHQFNKIEMFSYTTVEESYAEHERMLAWEEEMLAKVELPYRVIDTAAGDLGMSAARKFDCEAWVPTQNAYRELTSTSNCTSFQARRLNIRERVPGGKSTRAVATLNGTLATTRWLVAILEHHQNPDGSVNVPAALQPYLGGLEVLPVL, encoded by the coding sequence GTGATCGACGTAAACGAACTCCGCGACAGTCCTGAAAAGTTCCGCCTTTCGCAGCGCTCGCGGGGGGCGGATGACTCCCTGATCGATGCGATCATTGCCGCCGACTCCCGGCGTCGTGAGGCTGTCACCAGTGCCGAGTCACTCCGTGCCGAGCAGAACTCCTTCAGCAAGCGCGTGGCCAAGGCGCAGGGGGAGGAGAAGCAGGAGCTCCTCTCGGAAGTGAAGGTGCTGGCAGGGTCGGTCAAGGCGGCGGCGGCCGAAGCAGAGGCCGCGAAGGCGGAGGCAGAGTCGCTGCTGCGGCGGATCCCCAATCTGGTGCTGGATGAAGTGCCGGCGGGCGGGGAAGACGACTTCGTGGTTGTGAAGACGGTCGGTGAACCGCGCAGCTTCGATTTCGAACCCCGAGACCACCTCGAGATCGGCGAGCTGATCGGTGCCATCGACATGGAGCGCGGTGCCAAGGTCTCCGGCTCGCGTTTCTACTTCCTGAAGGGCGTTGGCGCGCGCCTGGAACTCGCGCTTTTGAACATGGCCATGGACCAGGCCGTCACGGCGGGCTTCACCCCCATGATCACGCCCACGCTGGTGCGTCCGGAGACCATGCAGGGCACCGGATTCGATGTGGCCCACGACGCTGAGATCTACCGTGTCGCCGAAGACGACCTGTACCTGACCGGAACCTCCGAGGTTGCCCTTGCCGGATACCACTCGGACGAGATCCTGGACCTTTCGGCCGGCCCGTTGCGCTACGCCGGCTGGTCCTCCTGCTATCGGCGGGAGGCCGGGTCCCACGGCAAGGACACCCGCGGGATCATCCGCGTACACCAGTTCAACAAGATCGAGATGTTCTCCTACACCACCGTGGAGGAATCCTACGCAGAGCACGAACGCATGCTCGCCTGGGAAGAGGAGATGCTCGCCAAGGTGGAGCTTCCCTACCGGGTGATCGATACCGCTGCCGGTGACCTCGGCATGTCCGCCGCCCGGAAGTTCGACTGCGAGGCGTGGGTTCCAACCCAGAACGCTTACCGTGAACTCACCTCGACCTCCAACTGCACCAGCTTCCAGGCACGGCGACTGAACATCCGAGAGCGTGTGCCCGGCGGCAAGTCCACACGGGCGGTGGCCACTCTGAACGGCACGCTGGCCACCACACGCTGGCTCGTGGCGATTCTGGAGCACCACCAGAACCCGGACGGCTCCGTGAATGTGCCAGCGGCGCTGCAGCCCTACCTGGGCGGACTCGAGGTTCTGCCTGTTCTCTAG
- a CDS encoding HAD family hydrolase — translation MTTTFPAGIDDQQQTTRKLIALDVDGTLVDHEGQMSDEVRAAAGAVVDAGHEVIIATGRSLGATLPIIEKIGLTRGHAVCSNGGVTLRIDVDNLEDGYEVINRVVFDPKPALVALRKSLPTAKFALEDDQGRFLSTERFQDASFGAEAQSVDFERMLEAKAVRVVVFSTDSTAEEFGEAVEAIGLHGVTYSVGWTAWLDIAASGVTKASALELVRRRLGIDPSDTVAIGDGRNDMEMLSWAARGVAMGQAPEEVLAVASEVTASVYDDGAAKILRSLTGKALEER, via the coding sequence ATGACAACTACGTTTCCCGCTGGCATCGATGACCAGCAGCAGACAACACGGAAATTGATTGCGCTCGACGTTGACGGAACCCTCGTGGATCACGAGGGACAGATGTCGGATGAAGTGCGCGCAGCGGCAGGCGCCGTCGTCGACGCCGGCCACGAGGTAATTATCGCCACCGGCCGATCACTGGGAGCAACGCTGCCCATCATCGAAAAGATCGGCCTGACCCGCGGCCACGCGGTCTGCTCCAATGGCGGTGTCACCCTTCGCATCGACGTGGACAATCTCGAAGACGGCTATGAGGTCATCAACCGGGTTGTATTCGACCCGAAGCCGGCACTGGTAGCGCTGCGCAAGAGCCTGCCCACGGCCAAGTTCGCACTCGAAGACGACCAAGGCCGCTTCCTGTCCACCGAGCGGTTCCAGGACGCAAGCTTCGGAGCCGAGGCGCAGAGCGTCGACTTCGAGCGGATGCTCGAAGCCAAGGCTGTGCGCGTGGTGGTCTTCAGTACGGACAGTACCGCTGAGGAGTTCGGCGAGGCGGTTGAAGCTATCGGCCTGCACGGCGTCACCTACTCGGTGGGATGGACTGCCTGGCTGGACATCGCGGCGTCGGGCGTTACCAAGGCAAGCGCACTTGAGCTCGTCCGGCGGCGGCTTGGTATCGATCCATCGGACACCGTGGCCATCGGCGATGGCCGCAATGACATGGAGATGCTCTCGTGGGCCGCACGGGGAGTGGCAATGGGTCAGGCGCCTGAAGAGGTGCTTGCGGTGGCGTCGGAGGTCACGGCTTCGGTGTACGACGACGGCGCGGCCAAGATCCTGCGCTCCCTCACCGGGAAGGCCCTCGAGGAACGCTAG
- a CDS encoding RDD family protein — protein sequence MTQSIQQKPLPPWREGTFKNGRSFIEATSGQRVGKYALDVLVILVLFVILFFVLAVITAAAGLSREAGAGVAAVGGYALSALGYGFVSGFSRTLGAKAAGVRNLRYRDGKPMGPLQSSWRTLALALFWPLILIGVVVSPLTGSPGINANKTRFRSYVVADVRGR from the coding sequence ATGACACAGTCCATCCAGCAAAAGCCGTTGCCGCCGTGGCGAGAGGGAACGTTCAAGAACGGCCGCTCCTTCATTGAGGCCACCAGCGGGCAGCGGGTCGGGAAGTATGCGCTGGATGTGCTCGTAATCCTCGTTCTGTTCGTCATCCTCTTTTTCGTACTTGCGGTAATCACCGCCGCAGCCGGACTGTCCAGGGAAGCCGGAGCCGGCGTTGCCGCCGTCGGAGGTTATGCGCTCAGCGCCCTCGGGTACGGCTTCGTGTCTGGGTTCTCCCGGACGCTGGGTGCCAAGGCCGCGGGGGTGCGCAACCTGCGCTACCGGGATGGGAAGCCCATGGGGCCGCTTCAGAGTTCCTGGCGTACGCTCGCGCTCGCGCTCTTTTGGCCGCTCATCCTGATCGGCGTAGTCGTCAGTCCACTCACCGGCTCGCCCGGAATCAATGCGAACAAGACCCGCTTCCGCAGTTACGTCGTGGCGGACGTACGCGGCCGCTGA
- a CDS encoding inorganic diphosphatase: MKLDVTIEIPKGSRVKYEIDHETHRLRLDRVLFTSMQYPTHYGYFENTLGEDGDPLDALVLLQDFDLIPGVLVESRPIGVFNMVDDGGGDAKVLCVPVDPRFDHIKDLSDVSKFLLDEIEHFFRKYKDLEPGKWVEAADWEGREAAEAEVEASLKRFEALGEASEEDEPQGRSVDTEAENADVQPQGR, from the coding sequence ATGAAGCTCGACGTCACCATCGAGATCCCGAAGGGATCACGCGTCAAGTACGAGATCGACCATGAAACCCACCGTCTCCGCCTGGACCGGGTGCTCTTCACCTCGATGCAGTACCCCACGCATTACGGCTACTTCGAGAACACGCTGGGCGAGGACGGCGATCCGCTGGACGCGCTGGTGCTGCTCCAGGACTTCGACCTGATCCCCGGTGTTCTGGTCGAGTCGCGCCCCATCGGCGTCTTCAACATGGTTGACGACGGCGGTGGAGATGCCAAGGTCCTCTGCGTACCGGTCGACCCCCGTTTCGACCACATCAAGGACCTCTCGGATGTCTCGAAGTTCCTGCTGGACGAGATTGAGCACTTCTTCCGCAAGTACAAGGACCTCGAGCCCGGCAAGTGGGTTGAGGCCGCCGACTGGGAAGGCCGTGAGGCAGCCGAGGCCGAAGTTGAGGCATCCCTGAAGCGCTTCGAAGCACTCGGAGAGGCCAGCGAGGAGGACGAGCCTCAGGGCCGTTCCGTTGACACTGAGGCCGAGAACGCCGACGTCCAGCCGCAGGGCCGCTAG